ACTACGTATATCCGGAGGAGCTTACCACAGAAGGGCGTACGCCGCAGCAGGAGCTGGAATTCCTGGCATGGAAAGGTGCGGAGGAAAAGTTTACGGAAGCAGAACTGTGTACGGTAGAAAAAAATATTAAAGAAGAACTGGCATTTATCGAACGCAGGAACTATGCGTCCTATTTCCTGACTGTTTATGATCTGGTGCGCTTTGCACGCAGCAGGGAAATTTTATGCCAGGGCCGGGGCTCTGCAGCCAATTCTGTGGTTTGTTATTGTTTGGGTATTACCTCGGTGAACCCAATGGAAATTAAATTACTTTTTGCCCGGTTTATGTCGGATGACCGGGATGAACCACCCGATATTGATGTGGATTTTGAACATGAGCGGCGTGAGGAGGTAATGCAATATATTTATGAGAAATATGGCCGCGACCGGGCCGGTATTGTGGCTACGGTAACACAGGTGCACTGGAAGGGCGCCGTACGGGATGTGGCGAAGGTGATGGGATTATCGGCTGACGCGGTAGATCACCTGGCGAAATCGGAATATGAGTTTACGCAGACGTGGGCTGAAGGAAAAGGACGATCCAGCGGGGGGTTTATGGCCCATGATCCGCATTTGTTAAAAACACTGGAACTTACCCGGCAATATATCGGCTTTCCCCGGCAGCTGGGACAGCACACCGGAGGTTTTGTGATCACACAGAATAAATTATCCGATCTCTGCCCGATCCTGAATGCACGGATGGAAGACCGTACCTGTATCGAATGGAATAAGGAAGACATAGAGGCCCTGGGATTTTTAAAAGTGGATGTGCTGGCCCTGGGCATGCTTACCTGCATTCGCAAAGGATTTGACCTGATCAAAAACCACCATGGACGCGCATTGACGCTGGCTACGGTGCCACAGCGCGAAAAAGAAGTGTATGAAATGATCAGCCGGGCCGATACCATCGGGGTATTCCAGATCGAAAGCCGGGCCCAGATGTCGATGCTGCCCAGGTTGCGGCCTCAAAATTTTTATGACCTGGTGATTGAAGTAGCCATTGTACGGCCGGGCCCCATACAGGGCGATATGGTGCACCCCTATCTGCGCCGGCGCAATGGAGAGGAGGAAGAAACGTATCCTTCCGAAGAACTAAGAAGAATACTGAAACGTACAAAAGGAGTACCCCTTTTCCAGGAACAGGCCATGGAGATCGCCATTGTTGCGGCAGATTTTACACCTGCTGAAGCAGATGGGTTGCGCCGCAGTATGGCCACGTTTAAGGCTCCGGGACAGGTAACAAAATGGCGGACCAAACTGGTGGAGGGTATGGTGGCAAAGGGATATGAAAGAGGGTTTTCCGAGCGGGTATTTAAACAACTGGAAGGATTTGGAAGCTATGGTTTTCCGGAAAGCCATGCTGCCAGTTTTGCCCTGCTGGTGTACATTTCCTCCTGGATCAAGTACCATTACCCCGATGTGTTTTGCTGTGCGTTGCTTAACAGTCAGCCCATGGGGTTTTACCGTCCGGCACAAATCGTGATCGATGCCCGTAAACACGGCGTGGAAGTATTGCCGGCCGATGTAAACCATTCCTGCTGGGACAATATCCTTGAAGAAAAAAACGGGGCGTATTGCCCGGTTCGCCTGGGCTTCCGGCAGGTAAAGGGATTAAAGGAAGAAGAAATCCAGGTCTTGATCGAAAAAAGAAAACAACCTTACCGCAATATTGTACAGTTATCGGACGCAGGGATCTCCCAAACAGCACTGGAATATCTTGCTGATGCGGACGCGTTCCGTTCCCTGGGGCTGGACCGCCGGCAGGCGCTTTGGGAAGTGGCAGCGCTGGCCGATAAACCCTCCGGTGTGTTTGAAGGGCAGCCCTCGGAAAGCACTACCGAACCTGAGGTTCAATTACCGCTGCTGAGTGCCGCGGCTCATGTGCTCCAGGATTATAACAGTACCTCCCTGTCGCTGAAAGCGCATCCCGTAAGTTTTGCGCGCCCCCGGCTTCAGCAACGGAATATTGCACCTGCCCATATGTTGGAACAATGGCCGGATGGCACTTTTGTCCGGGTCGCCGGCCTGGTACTGGTGCGCCAGCGGCCACAAACCGCAACCGGGGTTTGCTTTATTACGATTGAGGATGAAACCGGCATTGCCAACCTGGTGGTGTTTCATAAAGTATTTGAAAGATACCGGCGGGAGATCTTACAATCGAAACTGCTGATGGTTTCGGGAAAAATACAGAAAGAAGGCGAAGTGATCCATGTGGTGGTGCGCCATTGTTACAACATGAATGTTCTCCTGCAGGACATGGCCGCGCCGGGCACGGAAGACCTCCGGCTACCCGTAACCTCCTATATGGGCGAAACCGATCCCTCCGGAAAGAAAAAAGATATCGGGCAAAAAGCAGTACAGGGCGAGTTGTTCCCGTCAAGGAATTTTAAATGAACAGATGATGGCCTTGGACGGTTCCTGTTTTTATGAGCCAACCATGGGGCTCGAACCCACGACCTGCTATTTACGAAACAGCTGCTCTACCAACTGAGCTAGGATGGCTTGTCCTTCGGGGGTAAAATGTCTGATGCAAAATATTAAATTTAGAAGTAAATGTTCCTGTTACTGCCTGAAATCTTCTTTCTTATCGAAAGTGCTTCACTTGTTCGTTCTGTATTTAATAGTTCTTATGCTATATTTTCTCCCCCGTATCCCGGAAATGTAAAATAACGAATAAAAAATGTAAAATTAAAGAATGAAGAACAGCTGTTTGGGCTCACAAGTTTTTATATATGAAAAAAATAACACGCCTCTGCCGCCGTTTTAATGTGCTTCATTTTACACGTTCACCAAAATCTTCCTGCGCAGGTTTTTGGTTAACCATGGTGCCCGCAGGATTACCACCTGCCTGAAAAAACCACTTTTTTTTCAAAATCGGAAATCCGGCCTTCTGTTTATTCCGTATATTGTATTTCTGATGCCTGTAATACTTGAATAAGGAACAAACATACCGTGAGGATGAGCTGGTGATGCTTTTAAAAAAACGGGATGCCGAAGCGTTCGGTTACCTGTACGATCATTATGCCGCTTCATTGAACGGGATCATCTGTAGCTTTGTGCCAGACGAGCAGCATGCTCTGGACGTATTGCAGGAATGTTTTGTGAAAATATGGAACCAGGTTCAGGCATATGATGCTTCCAAAGGCCGCCTGTTTACGTGGCTTTCTGCTGTGGCGCGGAATACCGCAATTGACATGCTGCGCAGCCGGAATTGGAAAAATATACAGCAGAACAGGGAGCTTTCAAGGGAGGCACATACCATTCCCGCTACATCCGGATGGAATATGGACACCATCGGCTTAAGAAATGCGGTAAAAAACCTCCGGGAGGAGCACCGCCAGGTGATTGAATTGGCGTATTTTGAAGGTATGAGCCATGGAGATATTGCCACCGAAACCGGTATGCCGGTTGGTACGGTAAAAACAAGGCTGCGGGCGGCGTTGATTGAGCTAAGAAAATTTATTAAATAAAAAGTGGATATTCAGGAATACATAAAGAGTGGTATTGTCGAAAGCTACGTGCTGGGCCTCGCGGATCCGGAAGAGCGGGCTACGCTGGAGCGCATGCGTGCTCTATATCCTGAGTTGAATGCCGCAATTCTTGACTTTGAACAGGAACTTGAAGTGGCCGCCCGGAAAAATGCAGTACCTGTGGACGGCGGAGTTAAAGAACAACTGTTTAAAAAGCTACCTTTCGGTCAGCAACCAGCCATTGCCGCTGATACGGCTGGCAACAAAAAAGTAATTCGGTTTTCAAAACCGCTGGCAGCGGCTGCAGCGGTACTGATCATTGCCAGCGTGGGGTACAATATTTACGCCTACCAACGGGTTAAAATACTGGAACGGGAAAACAAAGATCTTGCAATGGAGCGCAGCCAGCTGTATACACAGAATGGCACACTCCGCACAAAGGCAGAAGAGCTGAATACCGGCTTGCAGCTTTTTTCCGATCCGGCCTCATTGAAAATAGCATTAACCGGTATTAAAGAAACGGCCTCTACTAAAGCCGTGGTGATATGGAATAAGACCAATAAAGAAGTGCACCTGATGATAAAGGGCCTGCCCGTGCCTCCCCGCGATAAGCAATACCAGCTTTGGGCCCTGGTAAACGGAACACCGGTAGATGCCGGCGTTATCGGTGATTGTGCCACCTTCTGTTTGCTAAAACCTGTTGACAATGCACAGGCCTTTGCCATTACATTGGAAAAAGCGGGCGGCAATCCCACCCCGTCCCTTGACCAGCTACAGGCAATGGGAAAGGTTCCCGGATAAAATTGTGGCAGTATAAAACCAAATGCTTTCCGGGTACGTATCTATGAACGTTATATTCAAGTAACATATATTCAGAAAAGGAGCTGTAGCAATACGGCTCTTTTTTTATGGTACCCGTTCTCGTCCATTCAGCAACCGGAAAAAAATTGTTGTATTGCGCAATCCGGTTGCTAAAAGTATGCGTATATATCTGTATTCAACCGTTCCACACAACATCTAAAATATACAGATATGAAAAATGATTCTATCCGTTTACAGCCGGCACTTCCAGGAGAAGAAGCGGCATATAACAAAACCGTGAGCAGGAAGAAATTCCTTTCCGCACTGGGTATCGGCAGTTTGAGTCTTGCCGCTATTGTTTCCTGCAACAAGGACGATGATGGTATGGGTAGCACAGTACCTCCGGGCAGCATTGATCTTGGAAAAGGAGATACCGGCATCCTCAACTATGCCTATGCATTGGAACAGCTGGAAGCGGCTTTTTATACAAAGGTTGCTCAATCGCCGTATTCCGGAATTACGGCCGCTGAAACGGCGCTACTTACAGATATCCGGGATCACGAGGTGGCGCACCGTGAGTTCTTTAAAAAAGCGCTTGGTACAGCCGCCATTCCTGCGCTAAATGTAAATTTCTCCGGCATCGATTTTAGTAAAAGGGATTCCGTGCTGGCAACTGCAAAAGCATTTGAAGACCTGGGCGTGTCGGCCTATAATGGCGCCGGAGCACTCATTGCCGATAAAAATTATTTATTATTGGCAGGAAAGATCGTTTCCGTTGAAGCCCGTCACGCAGCCTATATCCGCGATCTTATCAGCAACGGTTCATTTGCAGACAATACCATTATCGACGCCAGTGGTATGGACCAGGCAAAGGCGCCGGCCGATGTATTAATGATCGCACAGTCGTTCCTTACCTCCAAACTATGGGGAGGCAATTTACCTAAATCCT
The sequence above is a segment of the Niabella agricola genome. Coding sequences within it:
- a CDS encoding error-prone DNA polymerase — encoded protein: MRYTELQVTTNFTFLQGGSHPEELVQEAIRLGYTALAITDRNTLAGVVRAYVAAKNTSLRIIPACRLDLADGPGLLAYPTGKEAYSRLSTLLTEGNLRTEKGKCILYKADIYRYARGMKFIVVPPPELNAAFDLDQAFKDAVKEYKRELGQQLYLGAVCTYQGNDAKMLFRLAQLAEACNVPMVATNDVHYHEAARRELQDVLTCIREKCTIQNVGYRLCQNAERHLKEEKEMLRLFRLYPDAIARTQEIAEACRFSLNMLNYVYPEELTTEGRTPQQELEFLAWKGAEEKFTEAELCTVEKNIKEELAFIERRNYASYFLTVYDLVRFARSREILCQGRGSAANSVVCYCLGITSVNPMEIKLLFARFMSDDRDEPPDIDVDFEHERREEVMQYIYEKYGRDRAGIVATVTQVHWKGAVRDVAKVMGLSADAVDHLAKSEYEFTQTWAEGKGRSSGGFMAHDPHLLKTLELTRQYIGFPRQLGQHTGGFVITQNKLSDLCPILNARMEDRTCIEWNKEDIEALGFLKVDVLALGMLTCIRKGFDLIKNHHGRALTLATVPQREKEVYEMISRADTIGVFQIESRAQMSMLPRLRPQNFYDLVIEVAIVRPGPIQGDMVHPYLRRRNGEEEETYPSEELRRILKRTKGVPLFQEQAMEIAIVAADFTPAEADGLRRSMATFKAPGQVTKWRTKLVEGMVAKGYERGFSERVFKQLEGFGSYGFPESHAASFALLVYISSWIKYHYPDVFCCALLNSQPMGFYRPAQIVIDARKHGVEVLPADVNHSCWDNILEEKNGAYCPVRLGFRQVKGLKEEEIQVLIEKRKQPYRNIVQLSDAGISQTALEYLADADAFRSLGLDRRQALWEVAALADKPSGVFEGQPSESTTEPEVQLPLLSAAAHVLQDYNSTSLSLKAHPVSFARPRLQQRNIAPAHMLEQWPDGTFVRVAGLVLVRQRPQTATGVCFITIEDETGIANLVVFHKVFERYRREILQSKLLMVSGKIQKEGEVIHVVVRHCYNMNVLLQDMAAPGTEDLRLPVTSYMGETDPSGKKKDIGQKAVQGELFPSRNFK
- a CDS encoding anti-sigma factor; protein product: MDIQEYIKSGIVESYVLGLADPEERATLERMRALYPELNAAILDFEQELEVAARKNAVPVDGGVKEQLFKKLPFGQQPAIAADTAGNKKVIRFSKPLAAAAAVLIIASVGYNIYAYQRVKILERENKDLAMERSQLYTQNGTLRTKAEELNTGLQLFSDPASLKIALTGIKETASTKAVVIWNKTNKEVHLMIKGLPVPPRDKQYQLWALVNGTPVDAGVIGDCATFCLLKPVDNAQAFAITLEKAGGNPTPSLDQLQAMGKVPG
- a CDS encoding ferritin-like domain-containing protein, producing the protein MKNDSIRLQPALPGEEAAYNKTVSRKKFLSALGIGSLSLAAIVSCNKDDDGMGSTVPPGSIDLGKGDTGILNYAYALEQLEAAFYTKVAQSPYSGITAAETALLTDIRDHEVAHREFFKKALGTAAIPALNVNFSGIDFSKRDSVLATAKAFEDLGVSAYNGAGALIADKNYLLLAGKIVSVEARHAAYIRDLISNGSFADNTIIDASGMDQAKAPADVLMIAQSFLTSKLWGGNLPKS
- a CDS encoding RNA polymerase sigma factor codes for the protein MNKEQTYREDELVMLLKKRDAEAFGYLYDHYAASLNGIICSFVPDEQHALDVLQECFVKIWNQVQAYDASKGRLFTWLSAVARNTAIDMLRSRNWKNIQQNRELSREAHTIPATSGWNMDTIGLRNAVKNLREEHRQVIELAYFEGMSHGDIATETGMPVGTVKTRLRAALIELRKFIK